A genome region from Coturnix japonica isolate 7356 chromosome 13, Coturnix japonica 2.1, whole genome shotgun sequence includes the following:
- the TGFBI gene encoding transforming growth factor-beta-induced protein ig-h3 has product MRRPSLPLLLLALGLAAAAKSPYQQVLQHSRLRGRQHGPNVCAVQKLIGTNRKYFTNCKQWYQRKICGKATVISYECCPGYEKVPGEKGCPAALPLSNIYETLGVVGSATTQLYSDRSNLRPEIEGPGTFTIFAPSNEAWASLSAETLDSLVSNVNIELLNALRYHMVNKRVLTDDLKHGTTLNSMYQNLPIQIHHYPNGIVTVNCARLLKADHHATNGVVHVIDKVISTTTNSIQHIIETEESLETLRAAVAASDLNSLLESEGQYTLLAPTNEAFEKIPREMLNRILGDPEALRDLLNHHILKSAMCAEAIIAGLTMETLEGTTLDVGCSGEELTLNGKPIIANKDILATNGVVHFVNELLIPDSAKTLFELAQESEVSESMNLFRQAGLSSHLTGSERVTLLAPVNEVFKDKRPTVDSNMKNLLLNHIVKDQLSSKYLYHGQKLQTLGDKELRVFVYRNNLCIENACIAAHDKRGRFGTLFSVDKMLTPPTGSVMDVLKADHRFSTLVAAIQSAGLMENLNRPGTFTVFAPTNEAFQAMPQGELNKLMGNAKELASILKFHMADEILVSGAVSALVRLKSMQGDKLEVSMKNHVIHVNKEPVAESDIMATNGVIHAVSSVLQPQASRPQERGDEPADPALEIFKQASALSKVSQRNPRLAPVYSRLLAKMKENSGGF; this is encoded by the exons ATGAGGCGCCCGTcgctgccgctgctgctgctggcgctGGGACTCGCCGCCGCCGCCAAGTCCCCGTACCAGcaggtcctgcagcacagccgCCTCCGCGGCCGGCAGCACGG ccccaaCGTCTGTGCCGTGCAGAAGCTGATTGGCACCAACAGGAAATACTTCACCAACTGCAAGCAGTGGTACCAGAGGAAGATCTGCGGGAAGGCAAC AGTAATCAGCTACGAGTGCTGTCCTGGATATGAAAAAGTTCCTGGAGAAAAAGGCTGCCCAGCTG CACTGCCGCTCTCAAACATCTACGAGACCCTGGGAGTGGTGGGCTCTGCCACCACGCAACTCTACTCCGACCGCTCCAACCTGAGGCCAGAGATCGAAGGACCTGGAACTTTTACTATTTTCGCCCCAAGTAATGAGGCCTGGGCTTCCTTATCTGCT GAAACACTGGATTCCTTGGTCAGCAATGTCAACATTGAGCTGCTCAACGCCCTCCGCTACCACATGGTGAACAAACGGGTCCTTACGGATGACCTGAAACATGGGACAACGCTCAACTCCATGTACCAGAACCTGCCCATCCAGATCCACCACTATCCCAACGGG ATTGTGACTGTGAACTGTGCCAGGCTGCTGAAAGCTGACCACCACGCCACCAACGGGGTGGTTCATGTCATTGACAAAGTCATCTCCACTACCACAAACAGCATTCAGCACATCATTGAGACTGAGGAAAGCCTGGAGACCCTTCGG gctgctgtggctgcttctGACCTCAACAGCTTGCTAGAGAGTGAAGGCCAGTACACTCTTCTGGCTCCAACCAATGAAGCCTTTGAGAAGATCCCACGAGAGATGCTGAACAGGATCCTGGGGGACCCAGAAGCCCTGAGGG ACCTGCTGAACCATCACATCCTGAAGTCAGCCATGTGTGCTGAGGCCATCATCGCTGGGCTGACCATGGAGACGCTGGAAGGAACCACCCTGGAtgtgggctgcagtggggaagAGCTGACACTCAATGGGAAGCCCATCATTGCCAACAAGGACATCCTGGCTACCAACGGCGTTGTCCACTTTGTCAATGAGCTGCTGATCCCAGACTCAG ctaaGACCCTGTTTGAGTTGGCCCAGGAATCTGAAGTTTCTGAGTCTATGAACCTTTTCAGACAAGCTGGGCTAAGTTCACATCTAACTGGCAGTGAGCGAGTGACCCTCCTTGCCCCAGTGAATGAGGTCTTCAAAG ATAAACGCCCCACTGTTGACAGCAATATGAAGAACTTGCTGCTGAACCACATTGTTAAAGACCAGCTCTCCTCTAAATATCTTTACCACGGTCAGAAACTGCAGACGCTGGGTGACAAGGAACTGAGAGTATTTGTGTACCGCAAT AACCTGTGCATTGAAAATGCCTGCATTGCTGCCCATGACAAGAGAGGAAGGTTTGGGACACTGTTTAGCGTGGACAAGATGTTGACCCCACCAACTGGCTCAGTGATGGATGTTCTCAAGGCAGACCATCGCTTCAG TACGTTGGTGGCTGCAATCCAATCTGCAGGTCTCATGGAGAACTTGAACAGGCCGGGTACCTTCACTGTGTTTGCTCCAACCAATGAAGCTTTCCAAGCCATGCCACAGGGGGAACTCAACAAACTGATGG GTAACGCCAAAGAGCTTGCCAGCATCCTCAAGTTCCACATGGCTGATGAGATCCTGGTGAGCGGCGCAGTCAGTGCGCTTGTACGGCTCAAGTCCATGCAGGGAGACAAGCTGGAAGTCAGCATG AAAAACCACGTAATACACGTCAACAAGGAGCCTGTTGCTGAAAGCGACATCATGGCCACGAATGGTGTGATCCATGCTGTGAGCTCCGTCCTGCAGCCTCAGG CTTCAAGGCCACAAGAAAGAGGCGATGAGCCTGCGGACCCTGCATTAGAGATCTTCAAACAGGCATCTGCTTTATCTAAG GTTTCTCAAAGGAATCCTCGGCTAG CACCCGTCTACTCCCGGCTACTGGCGAAGATGAAGGAGAACTCGGGTGGATTCTAA